Proteins from one Triticum aestivum cultivar Chinese Spring chromosome 7A, IWGSC CS RefSeq v2.1, whole genome shotgun sequence genomic window:
- the LOC123147059 gene encoding putative 4-hydroxy-4-methyl-2-oxoglutarate aldolase 3, translating into MGSEKFPTPVADLCDANASLILAGELRILEPVFQPYGQCRSFSGRVVTMRVLEHNAGLRALLETPGEGHVLVLDGGGSKRCALIGGTLAEVARGSGWAGAVVNGCVRDVDDVNGCAIGVRALASNPRKPGKSSATEMHVDVDVGGAVVRDGEWLYADSDGIIVCDREIYG; encoded by the coding sequence ATGGGTTCAGAGAAGTTCCCAACCCCTGTGGCCGACCTGTGCGACGCGAACGCCTCACTGATCCTCGCCGGCGAGCTGCGCATCCTGGAGCCCGTCTTCCAGCCGTACGGTCAGTGCAGGTCCTTCTCGGGCCGGGTGGTCACCATGCGCGTCCTCGAGCACAACGCGGGCCTGCGCGCGCTCCTGGAGACCCCCGGCGAGGGCCACGTCCTGGTGCTCGACGGCGGTGGCAGCAAGCGGTGCGCGCTCATCGGCGGCACGCTGGCGGAGGTGGCGCGCGGCAGCGGCTGGGCGGGCGCTGTCGTGAACGGCTGCGTCCGCGACGTGGATGACGTGAACGGCTGCGCCATCGGCGTCCGCGCGCTCGCCAGCAACCCCCGCAAGCCCGGGAAGAGCAGCGCCACGGAGATGCACGTGGACGTCGACGTCGGCGGTGCCGTGGTCCGTGACGGGGAGTGGCTCTACGCGGACAGCGACGGCATCATTGTCTGCGACAGGGAGATCTACGGTTGA